The genome window atttaattatctcaccaTCAAATTCCATAGTTAAATTCCATTTATGCACATTAATTTTCGTTCTAGGTGTCTTAATAAAAGGTCTTCCTAAGAGTAAGGGCACATCAATCGAATTATCATTAGGTCCCATGtcttaaacataaaaatcagcCGGAAAGACTAACTCATTTACTTGCACTAGAACATCTTCTAAAACACCATCAGGGTAGGCATTACTCCTATCTGCAAGTTGAATTATCAGTCCTGTGTCTTTTAATGCACCTAATTGAACCCTATCGTAGATACTCCTAGGCATGACATTTATAGAAGCTCCTAAATCAACCATAGCTCTATCAAGTTTAATGTCTCCTATCTTACAAGGTATCGAAAACATTCCCGGATCTTTACATTTAGTAggaaatttcttttgaaataccgCAGATACATTTTCGCCTAAGctaattttctcatttccaattaatttccttttaggTGTGCAtaattctttcaaaaacttaGCATATCTAAGCACTTTTTTAATTGCATCAATCAGTGGAATATTAACTTGTACCTTACGAAACGTCTCAAGGATTTCGGCATTGACGTCATCTGATTTTTCCTTCCTCAAGCGCTGTGGAAAAGGAGCTTTCGGCTCGTAAGATCGCTGCTGGTCATTAACGTGTAAACTTCCTTCTATTTGAGGCTCAAAGGTTAGCGCCTCCCGCTCAAGATTTGCTGCATCGCGCGAAACAGTGGACTGTGGTAGGTGCATTTTTTCTGCCTTTCTTGGGTCGGCTTGTGATGATTGTGAATCAGCCTTTGGCATGGCTAAGTTTTCCTCTGTTCTATTACCAAATCGAACCCTTTTTACCTTAGTCTCACTCTCCTCCTTGCTGTTTTGGACCTTTTCAGTATAGGTCTTAATTCCTTCCCACTTTGCAAAGTTACGGCACTAACATTATCCCTTGGATTCGCCACTCACTGTGAGGGCAATCGGTTATTTACTTGTGCTTGCAAATTCCCAAGGTTAACGTCGGTTGATGAGACTCTAGTTTGCAGTTGCTTAACGGCTGTTTCTAAATCTTGGAATCTACCATCGGTCTCCTTCTTTTGGTCAGatatcatcttcatcatttgttcaAGCATGGTATGGGTCTTGGTTTCAGCACTAAGGTTTTGATGGTTTGGTTGTGACATATTATATGGTCGGGAATTTTACTGCTCAAATCCCAGAGGTGTGGCTCAGTTTTGATATCTGAGATTTGGGTGGTCTCTCCATCCCTTATTAAGTAGCCGAGTATGGATCATACCTTCTCTGATTTGGAAAGACGGCGTTAGCTTCCCCGTCCTGTAATGTCGGACACATATCTGTGGTATGTCCTTCTAAACAACAAATGCCACATAGTGAACCTTTCGCATTACCTCCAGTCATCAACTTACTTACCATAGCTGTTAAATTAGCTAATTGAGCCTCCATCATACTCGACTAGCCCTCATCCATTAGTTTACCCAAGTCGGACCTCCTGAGACCGAATTACTGTGTATTTTCTGCCATATTAGCGATCAAATTTCGTGCTTGCTCCGGAGTTTTATCAACCAGTGCACCTCCACTCGCTGCATCAATCATTCCTCGatcttgtggcgtcaacccCTCATAAAAATATTGTACTAAAAGCTGCTCAATAATCTGATGCTGCGGACAGCTCGCACATAGCCGTTTAAATCTTTCCCAATACTCATATAGTGACTCACCTACCAGTTGCTTAATTCCACAAATTTCCTTCCTAATTGACCCTATCCTTGATGCCGGAAAAACCTTCTCAAGAAAAGCTTTATGTAACCCCATCCAAGTGGTGAATGAACCTGGCGGCATATAAACCAGTCCTTCACCAATCCTTGTAACGAGAAAGAAAAAGCTCGGAGTTTCACTTGTTCCTCTTCAATGCCATCCAGCTGCATAGTTGAACaagtaattataaattcattaatatttcGATAAGGGTCCTCACCTGGTAATCCGTTGAATTTTGGCAACAAATTCAGGAATCCCAAATTAAGCTTTAATGGCCTATCAAGGGCGGGATAAGTGATAGATGGTGCTTGTGCAGCCAAGTTAGGTCCAGCCAATTGCTTTAAGGTCTGGTTGGCCATGTCGATGTCCTCTAAATCTTTAGGTTCAATGTGTGATTTGGCTTGCTAATCGGTAATGTTAACAGGGAACTTCGATGTTCATCGTCCGCTCCTTAATAATATATACTAAAGGGACTAATCTACCTgcataaaaaaaacaagaaaacaaaatgagtTCTGAAAATCAAATAGATTTCACTACGTTGcttccccggcaacggcgccaaaatttgGTAGCTGTCGTTTACGACTACCGAATTTAATCCCCtattcaaccaaaattaaatggtaatatAGAGTAAATAGGGAATCGTCCCATGAAGAAGCTTGAGTCAAATCTATTTGAAGAGATGAGTAAAAAAATGCATgcgagaaagaaaataatggggggtttatgttttttttttaaaaacctgaTCTAAGTTGCGAATAAGTTTTGGCTCAAATTTTGTATGCTAAAAAATTATCAAGAGAAAGAATACTTAGTTATCGATGCCTTAATCCACCAAGCACAAGTTCTTTGtgactttaaattattttaatagactaAATTAGCAGCAAGACTGAAAAATCACTTACGAACCAACTTCCTATCTctagtaaattttattcaattagaaaaCATTCATAATTGAGAATCTTCCTTTAATTACCTATTCGTTAACCAATTAAAGGTGCATTAAGTATTTTAGAGACTTCACCTTGCATTAATCAACGAAAAATCCTCCAGCGGCTTCTAAAATTAAATCTGTAATTGCTCTAATTAGATGTAGGCCAATTAATAATCATCAATTCTAAGTCTAATTGAGAAATTTGATTACTCAATTTTCACTTAAATGATTATACGAAAATTCCTAAATGAAATAGCTGATCAAtctaattgatttagaaaaactTCTCTGAACATTAAAACGAGCAATTCAAGAATGCCAAATtcgaatttaaaacaaaacaaattttcaaattccttGTGCGAGGTTTCATAAGTGTCTAACTAAGCGTAGTAATTTAGCCACTCATAGCAAgtaaaacaaacacaaaatcaATTGTAAACAACATGAATTACAAATTGAATCTTGGAAAGAAAAAATTCCTCAAGTTGTCTTGGAAAGAAAAAATTCCTCAAGTCGTCGAGCTTCCCTTCTCTCAATTAGCTGAAACTTTGGGCTGCTACTCCAACTTCTTGATCGGCTTTTGCTGGTCCAATCTGAGATTCTGCTTGCTCGAGTTCTACGCCCTCCTGctttattctctctttttttttagttacTGGTCACCTCTATTTATGGAATAATAATAACCtccaataattcaaaataaaatttgatcttATCCCCCTTTATCCTAGCTGAACCTGTCGCATAAAAATAGCTTCAACCTACtagagttttattttaattaaactctttAAGGCTGATTTGATTCCCTTGTTTTTATTAGAGTCGGCCACATCTAGCaagaaggaaattgagagaattaataataattccCTTGCTGATTTTGTTGCATGTTTGGCCTGCTGTACTTCTAATTGgaccaaattttcttctttgtccCAATAACTTTTGTGGTAAATTTGGtcacttaaattttatattttgatcatgtcaatttaattcttcCAAACCAGCATGTCATCAACCTTCATCCAGCAGCTTTATTCATGAAAACTAATTCTAAATCGAGCTCATACGGACATCAAAATGTTCCTTACCtgcacataaattaaaattaacattaatttgttaaattggagtgaaattaaattattacggCATGGCATGTACTTAATCAATTTAAGctaaattataacttaattgaccaaatattaatcaacaatttaaataatttaattgaataagttaagctcaaaattgaacttaacaaatGATTCCTTTTGAGGATCATCTTTATTTTGCACAATTGTCTCCATAGTAGTGGTTTTTTTGGGTACTTAGTACTTTACCCGATCGGAGTGCAATCTCTTTCACGTGCTCCTTACCTTCTCTCTGTGGATTATCTTCTGTGTTGCTAGGAATACCTATGCCAATTTATCTTTTGATGTCACTCATCATGCTCATTAATTGGCTAATTTAATCCTCGAGTTTAGTCAATGTTCTTGTTGAATTGGTGCACTTAGACTACACTTGTTTGACATTCGTTCTCATTGACTGCATCTCTACCTCAATTCTATCCAGACGTTGACCACATGCAGTATGGTCATTTGGGTTGCCCCTATCCTGATGTTTCTGCAAATAAAGAGGTTGGTAATTAGTGTTTTTTGCTTGATTTGAATTATTACCTGCTCATTGGTTCCCTTCTCATCTCAGATTCAGGTGATCTCTCCAATCGAGATTATATGTATTCAAATAAGGGTTTCCACCCCTATTCCTTATGTAATTTACATCCTCGACAAGATTGTTGATGTAGTGGAAGAGTTGTTTGTCTCCCCCATACATAGACTATGTAGAAGTAGATTCGATACGGTTGAGTCTATCCACTAACTGTTGATACTTTTCATCCTCTTGGATAACTTTTATTATGGTGGGTTTCTAGTCATATGTGAATCGTTCAATTACCCACAGAAAGGAGTTTAGTGTCATGTTCTCAATGATTTCGTATGCATCCTCATAGTTTTGTTCATAAGGGCTCCTCCGTCTAATCCAGATCATACATTCGCGTCCAACCCGTTATAGAATACCTACAGCAATATCTACTTAGGAAATTCGTGGTGCGGGAAttttttaatcaacattttgaaatGTTCCCACGCCTCATAAAAACTTTCTCCCTCTATCTATCTAAAGAAAGAAATCTCTCGTCTTAGCTAAACTACTTTGCTAATCGGTTCTGTAAGAACTTTCCATCGAGTTCATCCCATGTCGTGATAGATACTGGTGCTTGAGAGTCTAACCAAGAAAAAGTATTATCAATCAAGGAGAAGGGGAACAACCAAAGATGAATAGCATCATTAGTTACCCCTTTATACTTACAAGTATCACAAAGTTGGaggaattattttaaatgctgATTAGGGTCCTCTATCATAGTGCCCCTAAACTGTAGATTATTCTGAACCATCACCGATTTTATCTTGAAGTTATTAGCTATAATTGACTGTCTTGCTATACTTTCCTGAACCATGTCTAGACTTGGTAAGGCATAATTCCTTAGGGTTCTCTCGTTCCGAGCCATATGTACATTTGCGGCTAATTATGGTGCTGGTGGGTTTTGACTGCTTCCAGATGTACcaacgtccagagtgtgaaaACTGCAACTAAAGATATAGATTCGAGGCAGTGTTTGCAAGTATAAGGGTTAGGTTTCACTATATTTTGTTTACAATAAAACACTTGGTAAGTATTCCGACGAACGTACACAGGAGATACAAGTTTGGAGAAAACGGTTATCAAGCTAATTACgggaaataattactaatctactcGAGTCatgaattagtagtgttaattaaaaagtaagatgataataataagacactaaataaatttatctaaacCTAAATCTAATCCTAGGTTCCTATATCGGCTTTTCCTATTGCTTGTTTTGACTACGTGAGTTCCTTTTAGCCTAGATCCAAgtgttttacctaattaattattgaagtaATTTTCTAATCAATCAAACTAGTCAATACCTTAGtaggatcttctgatcttccactAGAATAATGAGTCattaagaactacttatcttccgaccttACAGTCCAGACTGGTtcggggttaaggtgttcacggataggccatacaaattttgggttaattcccaacTAAATGACTTCTTAAGGTTACCAGGCCTAGAGTTcgtttcacgttcttcctttcccaaagaGTTGATCCGCTAAGAAACTCTATCTTTcaagtaattaattaagttaaagcaATTGAAACATGCGAAATATGTAGAaagcataaattgattctaatcttGACACAAACATCCATCTAAAAATgctaaagaaagaaatataaagaaGATAATAAGGAAAAGAGATGTTCACGGATTTATCAATGAAAGAGTGGTTTTGGAACAATCTCCCATTGCGGAAGTTTCACTTCGGAATAGGATATTCCAATtacaataacataaaataacctaagtaaAAACGAAGAATGTAATAAAAACCTAAgaatcaaaaccctaaaattttatgtttaacttGATTATAATGGCCTTTCTATAAGCTCAACTTGGAATATTAAGGTGCCTAAATTATCCTTGAAGCCATTGGAGTTCGATTAGGATAAATAGACCTAATTTCCCTccataacataattaaaatgtgcaAGAATTTTTGGCATGTGCAGGGGCTTGGTTGCAACACAAGCTTGGAGTATTGCAACATTAGAGTctgatgtcgcgacattgagGGCAGTTTCGCTCCAAAACTTGTTTTTAGCTTCTGTCTTCGATGTTGAGACATCAGTATCTTGGTGTCACGACATAGGCATCAATTTTGGCCTAAATAATCATCTTTAGCTCCCGACTTGACCTACAAGAccatgtaaccttatttagatatataaaatttaataaaaactactagaaagcataaattactactttaagaatgaaaacctaaatatatactaaaattcTTTGATTTACTATTAAACAAGCTATAATTATGTCTAAAAAGGGATGTAAATAGTAGTATGATTTatggcagatcaaactcccccacacttaacttgttgcttgtcctcaagcaaccaaaacacatatattgggaaaagagaataaaaacaattaatatgAGAATGacttaatttctttaaacaagCTAAAGTTAGTGAAGACAGATATAAATAAGAACCCCACACCTAAACTCCCTTACACTTAACTTTTTGCTTGCCCTCAAGCAAACCAAGTTTAGGCACATAACATGAAATAAGAAGACATCCCTTGGATTTTATTACTACTAAGAACATGATTTTGAAATACGAAAGGTATAATAATTGTCATCGCACATGTAACTTAATCTTGTTAGTTCAATggcttgaaaattttaaaagtaaattaggATTAATTTACAAAGTTACGTTActaacaaattagaaataattcgCATGACCAAATGTTTAACAATATCACTATtaatataaatcaaacaaatatgTAGCAGACACAATCATGTGAATAAAAaacattcattaaataaaattgttagcaATTCCAAAAGATTATGCACAGAGAACGCTTAAGTCACATTGGTCTTCTAAGCTTGTAATGTTTTGAGGTTTAGGACAGTATGAgttcaaagaaaaatatggCTAAAAATGGTTTAAACACTAGAAATATTTAGGCACATGACATAGTTCCTTCTCCTCCCCCTTAATGTCTCATCCAAGCTTACTGCCTTTTTGTCTCATTTTCTCACCTACCTTATTTCTCCATGTAGGaatatacaatataatattCGCAACTAGATTTTTGGTGCACTGATGGCTAAGTTTTCTTACTTTTGTGACTCTTTGCTTtttcacttttactttttagtcCTTTCCCAATCATAgtgcttttgtttttgttctgtactttttcttcttctttttacttttgactttttctcaatttttcctTGTCGCACATTTTTGCCTGACCTATAATCATTGTATCAcattctttcttcctttttcactctttttttaaACTGtcgtgatgtatctacttaaacCCCCAATATCTATGGCCTAACGTCTATTACATAAAGTATTAAAGGACCAATGATAGGGAAGAGGTCAAGTTTACAATTTATGTGTGGtatttgggtttcaatttttttggttcATCAAAAAGAAGTTATCAGGCTCAAATAAGGAGAATAGGGATTGACAACATTAAGGTTTAGTCATTTGAGAACTAGTTattcaaacaatgccttaggtcaacCCTAAGCATCCCACCATACACAATTTCTTTCATGCTTTGAATTAAACCGAATGAATAATAAGCAATTCAAGCATTCATGTCTCTACGACTATTAAAAGACTTATATCTCATATGTCATCATCAAACATTCTTACTTAAGTATTTCTAAtctattatgtaatttaattaacctaatcaatttccctaaaaaaatcaaattatcatatatcaataaaaatttcatgcttGACAAAAATCATTACATGcttcattattttcaaccacTATGTAACAGGCctattttgcccgggcccaaactAAGAAAACAACCAAATgtccaaaataattaaacagtccaattacaaaaaaaaaaacaaacaactAGCCCAAATTTCCAATGGCCCAATatggcccaaaacccaaatgAACCTAGCCCACACCCTAAAACTAATttctaaaaccctaaccctaggtgcgccgcacctaggccTGCCCCTCTACCATCGCTGCGCCACCTGCTCAGCCACCAACTCCACCTGCTCCACCACTCCACTTGTACCTGCAGAAATAAAAAACCAGAAGTGACAGTACGAAAacagattaaattttttttgtaaaaatggcTATAAAGCCATGATAAACTTTTGTAATcggggattttttttttggaaaaaataaaaaatagattaaaaaaagaaaaagaaaagcagatCAAAAAGCACTGAAACGAAAAGGTTTTTATTTTCCcgatattcaatttttttttaagtttctttattttctttctgttttatttttttaagaaactatatatatgtatatatatcaaatataaaaaaagaagcgGAAAAATTACCTGGGACGACGGCCGACCACCAACCACGGTGACACCTGCGGCGGAGCTACGGTGGCCCCCTTGGCCAGGCTCTGGGCTCTGGCCAGAGTGAGAGGGGAGAGCtctcagttttttttttctgaaacatgggactaaatgattttttttgttaaaaacatAACTTTTATAGGCCCCTAAAACGAAGTCGTTTTGAGCAGGCCTATTAGACACTGAAACGGCACCATTTTGCATAAGACCCGAGATCCGACCCGCTCCGGAAGGAAGATCCACGTGTTTTTCTGTTATAGGCCATTTGCGCCCTTAGCCCCTCCACattattgatttgttttgattttatccttttgcttatttatttattttttaaaatttggcccCATAATTTTGTCTGATTTTCAATTAGGTCTCTGACCTATTTTCGCGCAAAAAAAAGACACGTGTCCAGATTTAGGGTCTTTTTACCCATTTGGTCCTCAgacttttgcatttttttgttttaatcctcatttatttattttgttgtaattttgcttttaaatttcgttttattatgatttggttGCTAATTTGCTTGATCTTAAtcctttaatttgttatttatttacttggtttaaaattttatatatatatatattattgttttaatagtttatatgttattttatatattattatttatattaaactgTTTAATACTATCTATTTCAAGttgtttcatatattattcattttgaattttttttatacatcttAAATtgtcttatatatattatttattttagattcttttacatactatttcttttaagttattttatgtgatgtatattttaaattacttaagATTGTCGATTTCAAagcattttatgttttatttacgtTAATTTTACATTGTTCATTTTGAACCATTtgtattattcattttaaatttttcacttactttaaattgttattattttactttattcgTCTTTGATTACTAGTTTGTATTAAAAGTAAGGTGTATTGTTGCCATCATGTGTATTatgaattatttgtattttcatattgtgTCGTCTATCAACATAACACTTCCATCATGCTTTATATgctcaaaaattatttttaatatggtttaagttttgggaatcattttattcaaaagctttcaagataacgcaatactcggtatttgggatctgcaagaggattgagccctaacgtattgggttccaattttcctcgttgaatctaaataatcgagaatattgtttaatcaaaacacaaaaataaaaatcttattcttgggaattcgatacgttgtgtcctaacgcattggatatgacatgttgttttctcaagatgaggatttttctaaaaaataataaaggcaatattcaatgtttggaattttgagaaattgtgccctaacgtattgggcttcgatttcttcatctgacttaaataattgaatatccttttaaatttcattgcatgagttttttaaaggacaagctcattttttaggatgtgaaatatcatgccctaacccactgggtgtgacattttctctctccgaaATGAAAGGGTCTTAACATGTAATTTAATTCATACAagtttttaatacaaggatcgtatttttaaaatctttgcacattttttatattaagacGCTAATTAATCAACAAGGTATCAATTTTgagcgtatcgagggtgctaacccttcctcgtgcgtaaccgactcccgaacccgttttctggattttataggaccaaaaattatcgttttagtaaatttaaatttttattaaaatgatttaattatgaggtgatccaatcacacctaaataaaaaggattggtggtgactcccatgttcattttcgttttcaaaattaaacttgGCCCCTTTTATTAAGAAAATGGTTTTGACACACTATTCATAGTATTAATATAATCCAAGCATCAcgcaataataatatttttttttcaataaataatcaAAGAAAACACACAAATGAAATCATACACAAACTAATCCTATGTACTTCCCCCACACTTTGGAACATACATTGCCTTTAACGGAAAATTATTAACGTGCAAACAAGAAAACTTCCCTGAACAGATTGGATCATTTTTGTTATTGTAATCTCTGGATTTGTGTGCTCTAAGTGGTTGAAGAGAGTACCTAAAAATATATTGCGAcaagaaatatgaaatataatataaagaaaataaaaataagaaggaGAAAAGACAAACTGTTCATAATGGGTGATAGAACGTCTGCGAATATTCGGATGAACTTGGGCCTTCAATGTTGCAAGGTGCGTTCTGTCTAGGATGTCGCGACATTAGGGAGCGAAGTCACGACATTGAACCTAGTTTctaatttctttgattttttttttggttttatcaCTCCATAATATCTACACCTGCTatggaaaaaaactaaacataactaaaattaataataataaatgaaaacttaaaaaataacaaaatttaaagcagGAAGTAGAAGTTCTTTAAAAACTGGGACGATCCGTGTCACCACCATAGAAGAACTTCCAGCTGGTTCTCGACACTTTGATCCGACGTTTGTTCCTCTGTTGATGGATATGAACCAACCCCTTTTGTTGCTTCCAATTATGTTGCCTTATTTTTTACCAATGCGACATCCACATTACAAACCAATTAATACCAAACTTGACCCAAccccaaattatttttcaaggtATTATTGTCTTAAGCTTCCTTCTCTCCATGTCACGTGAAGTTTTGGTTACTCGAGCTTTGTTGCCCTTGTCAGATGAGAATGAGCCAGACTCATTGATCTCTCTGACTGATACCTTTTCTGCCATGGCCAGAAGATTTATCGTCTCTTTTACTCCTCCATTAAGAATAGGTTTAAGATCAATGTTAGCGGTTACTTCTACTTTTATGTTAGTGGCTCCATCTATTGTTATGTCTAATTCTATGTCAATTGGATCGAAAACCACTTCAAGTATGTGAAGTTCATCAACACAGTCCCGAATTCAAAACTCTTGTTGATTTCCATCATCTAAGTCCAGACGAATACAATGATCATCATGTTCAGAGTTGAGAACATCATGTATAGCCTTTTTCCGTGGAAGTAATGCCTCTGATATCTCTCGGAGCATTGCCATCATTTGTGTCATCTTATCTGGCATTCTTGATAAAATGTTGGATGTTTCATTGTTAGCTTGGTAGATTTGATCACACTAGGATTGATGTTTATTCGGCTCACGTATAGGTTCCTCTGGATACTTGCTTTTACCTTTGTGGTCATAACTCCCATACGTATTGTAAGGTAACTCGTCCATATGTTCGGGCATATTGTATTCATTGTTATCACTCCACCAATTTGTTAAAGCTCTGTTCAACCAAATTTGTCCTTCATTATTGTGCCACTCATCATACCAAAAGGACGACTCATCTGACTTAGAGCCACTATCGTCGTCATCAAATTTATCCAAGTGTGTATCTATGTTCTAGGCTAAAGGTTTGTCGAGCTTAATTGTTCCACATGACTATTTCTTTGGTGGATTAGAAAGAGACTCTCTTAGGTATTCGAGCATATCACTCTTTTTATCATCTAACTTATACAGAGGTTCATATGAATACCCTTCTTTTCCATATTCACTATACATACTCTATTGATCCATCGAATCTCCATCTAATCAACTTTATTCCTCATGATCGTATAAATTATCCCACGTCTTGCCTTTATACAAGCTGTAATTATCATTAATTGAActcatgattaaattttattaatcaacaatggaaataataaaataataaaaattatgaaaaacaaaaattaagctgaaataataaattaataaaattagcaCACTATCTAACTCGTTCATCTTTTGACTATTATTATTTACAAGTAATCGACTCAATAACAATTATCACCGTTGCAATCCCCGAAAacggcgccaacaacttgactgccTCCAGACGTACCAACACCCAAAGTGTGCTGTTGACCGCCTCCGGACATACTAACATCCAGAGTTTGAATACTCCAATAAGATGTGGAATGATAAGGCAGTATCCGCAAGTAtaagggtcaaattgtaatatagttttacaatgaAGAGATGAGTACTCCGAGAATCGTACCCAAGAAAGgcgagtgctagatcaattctaacctaaacactaaaagatctaattagtacttttaaataaattatagtacgaGAGTAAAAAGAGggtttttatggattttataataataatactaagataaaataaaataaataaaactcaagAGATAGAATAATA of Gossypium raimondii isolate GPD5lz chromosome 3, ASM2569854v1, whole genome shotgun sequence contains these proteins:
- the LOC105795958 gene encoding uncharacterized protein LOC105795958 gives rise to the protein MSQPNHQNLSAETKTHTMLEQMMKMISDQKKETDGRFQDLETAVKQLQTRVSSTDVNLGNLQAQVNNRLPSHKEESETKVKRVRFGNRTEENLAMPKADSQSSQADPRKAEKMHLPQSTVSRDAANLEREALTFEPQIEGSLHVNDQQRSYEPKAPFPQRLRKEKSDDVNAEILETFRKVQVNIPLIDAIKKVLRYAKFLKELCTPKRKLIGNEKISLGENVSAVFQKKFPTKCKDPGMFSIPCKIGDIKLDRAMVDLGASINVMPRSIYDRVQLGALKDTGLIIQLADRSNAYPDGVLEDVLVQVNELVFPADFYV